One window of Bactrocera tryoni isolate S06 chromosome 2, CSIRO_BtryS06_freeze2, whole genome shotgun sequence genomic DNA carries:
- the LOC120767208 gene encoding sodium- and chloride-dependent neutral and basic amino acid transporter B(0+)-like: MVYESSYDSGRRPHKPDLTRGYWAAPSDFVYTCISLGFRMDVISMGWFIYQHMGGAVIPYVVCMFLFVVPIMVIQSFMGQFSSSGFISVFRISPIFKGLGYISLGVNLAVLTYYSMFAAVPLLYFFHSMRPTIPWSCEGMEKWFINSTEVNVEHSCKLKDVVEINASMAKTNDSYKYIGYEVPSVLFFNSIFGGDDIMDNYEYHSPFMFSWELLLCTMLSWGIVAAVFYRFYNTELMSKFLRYTIWASLALLIISVIRFLLLSLDFKYIFSYFIATPRELAEGIPNTLLFIVSAFGPGWGSIIALASFNRFKTNIMNFSWLICIGQMCIFIAYGILTHIIQGYFQSIIEHYDEVDNLYVYVNHHWALYLSSGSVMTTMSWPNLWSMIFFGMLALMALITMITSLFSVFQSVFDEFEILRARRTEVTFGIISILAVLSLYTCSNHGVVFFSAMSMDTLFTQTSLNLFLLLVVLWIYGRIRFQRDIEFMLGQRFSTWKVNMLRFVAPICLILLLLISVVAAFFEHSVASIVVHIAAVFLIILPWLYLPGYMIYVLLQTSGPFKMRFRRCCRPLDWYPLEMEERQRYEEAMGNMDITHQLSQMEDEVVP, from the exons ATGGTTTACGAGTCCTCATATGATAGTGGTCGCAGGCCACACAAACCCGACCTGACCCGTGGCTATTGGGCGGCGCCAAGTGATTTCGTATACACCTGCATTAGTTTGGGCTTCCGCATGGATGTCATATCGATGGGCTGGTTCATCTACCAACACATGGGCG GTGCTGTTATACCGTACGTCGTCTGTATGTTTCTTTTTGTGGTGCCAATAATGGTGATTCAGTCATTTATGGGACAGTTTTCCAGCAGTGGTTTTATATCGGTGTTTCGTATATCACCAATTttcaagg GCTTGGGTTATATAAGTTTGGGCGTCAATTTGGCAGTGCTCACCTACTACAGTATGTTCGCTGCGGTGCCGTTACTCTATTTCTTCCACTCCATGCGCCCTACAATACCTTGGAGCTGTGAGGGCATGGAAAAGTGGTTCATAAACAGCACCGAAGTGAATGTTGAAcat TCCTGCAAACTTAAGGATGTAGTGGAAATTAATGCTAGCATGGCAAAGACCAACGATTCCTATAAATATATTGGCTATGAAGTGCCGTCTGTATTATTCTTCAA CTCGATTTTCGGTGGTGACGATATTATGGACAACTATGAGTACCATAGTCCTTTTATGTTTTCGTGGGAGCTGCTACTTTGCACAATGCTTAGCTGGGGCATTGTCGCTGCCGTCTTTTATCGCTTCTACAATACCGAGTTG ATGAGCAAATTTCTACGTTACACCATTTGGGCATCGCTGGCTTTGCTGATCATTTCGGTTATACGTTTCCTGCTGCTATCACtcgatttcaaatatatattcagTTATTTCATAGCAACTCCGCGTGAATTGGCTGAAGGCATACCGAATACACTGCTGTTTATCGTATCCGCTTTTGGTCCCGGTTGGGGTTCCATTATTGCTTTGGCTAGCTTTAATCGTTTCAAAACAAACATTATGAATTTCAGTTGGCTTATTTGTATAGGACAAATgtgcatttttattgcttacggcATTTTAACGCACATAATTCAGGGCTATTTTCAAT CTATCATCGAACATTACGATGAGGTAGataatttgtatgtgtatgtgaatcATCACTGGGCTTTGTATTTATCGAGTGGCAGCGTAATGACCACGATGAGTTGGCCAAATCTCTGGTCAATGATTTTCTTTGGCATGCTCGCACTTATGGCGCTGATTACGATG ATCACAAGCTTATTCTCTGTTTTCCAAAGCGTATTCGATGAATTCGAAATTCTGCGTGCGCGAAGAACAGAAGTCACTTTCGGCATCATTAGCATACTAGCCGTTTTGTCTCTGTACACGTGCTCCAAT CACGGTGTCGTTTTCTTCAGCGCCATGTCAATGGATACACTATTCACGCAAACATCACTGAATCTCTTTCTGCTTCTGGTCGTACTGTGGATTTACGGCCGCATACGCTTTCAGCGCGATATAGAATTCATGTTGGGTCAACGTTTTTCTACGTGGAAAGTAAATATGTTGCGGTTTGTTGCGCCGATCTGCCTCATCCTACTGCTA TTAATTTCGGTGGTCGCTGCGTTCTTCGAGCACAGTGTCGCCTCAATTGTAGTTCACATAGCTGCGGTTTTCCTCATCATTTTACCGTGGCTCTATTTACCCGGCTACATGATCTATGTGCTCCTACAAACATCGGGTCCATTCAAAATGCGTTTTCGCCGCTGCTGTCGGCCATTGGATTGGTATCCGCTTGAAATGGAGGAGCGTCAACGTTATGAGGAGGCCATGGGCAATATGGATATTACGCATCAGTTGAGTCAGATGGAAGATGAAGTTGTGCCATAA
- the LOC120767206 gene encoding sodium- and chloride-dependent glycine transporter 1 yields MFSRSNSHPGNGPADAYTQVPTNITSAKSINAGAKTAERDANRGQWASKTEFMLSCIGYAVGIGNVWRFPYLCYRSGGGAFLVPYLLMLFLCGIPLFFMEIVMGQFSSIGCIGVFRLAPLFKGAGFAIVIVNFICTCYYSVIIAYPIMFLSKLFSLKLPWIDCQNVWNTDHCVEVMDLAKRNFTHHTGFRTPADEFFHFEILKISGSIEELGGLVWPLFYCLIFAWLSVYVCIIRGIKTVGKVVYFTAIFPFFILFVLFIRGVTLPGAWKGILFYIKPEWSRLLDLKVWADAAIQIFFSLGPGWGGIVNMASFNNFRNNARGDAFVIPIVNCATSIFAGFVVFSVLGFLSHQSGIPVATVATSGPGLAFVTYPQAIAMLPMPHLWAALFFLMLFLLGLDSAFVQIEAIISSIIDEIPKLRQHKALVTLGSVMIMFLMSIIMVTKGGMFILQLFDWYCASISVILICILEVVMVAWIYGVDNFIADIYFMIGKRPGIVWKFCWTYITPVILIGMFFTSIIFNRDITYNGIIYPPWAIALGWLSCSISIACIPAYMIYALVRGQGTPLKTVRRQLQAVDWTPANEEYRLEYEEYQRSRKLTSELHKSRVESMAKAQV; encoded by the exons ATGTTCAGCCGCAGCAACTCGCATCCTGGCAATGGACCAGCCGACGCTTACACACAAGTGCCCACGAATATCACGTCCGCCAAGTCCATAAACGCCGGTGCAAAAACCGCCGAGCGTGATGCTAATCGCGGTCAGTGGGCCTCAAAAACAGAGTTTATGTTATCCTGCATCGGCTATGCGGTGGGCATTGGCAATGTATGGCGTTTTCCATATCTCTGCTATCGCAGCGGTGGCG GCGCATTCTTGGTGCCTTACCTGTTAATGTTATTCCTTTGCGGCATTCCATTATTTTTCATGGAGATTGTGATGGGACAATTTTCCAGCATTGGCTGTATTGGTGTCTTCCGCTTGGCACCGTTATTTAAAG gCGCCGGCTTTGCTATAGTGATTGTCAACTTTATTTGTACCTGTTACTATTCGGTGATCATCGCCTATCCAATTATGTTTTTAAGTAAATTGTTTTCGTTAAAATTACCTTGGATTGATTGCCAGAATGTGTGGAACACAGATCATTGTGTGGAGGTTATGGAT TTAGCGAAGCGCAACTTTACACATCACACCGGGTTTCGCACGCCAGCCGATGAGTTCTTTCA tttcgaaattttgaaaatatctggGAGCATTGAGGAATTAGGCGGCTTGGTATGGCCACTGTTTTATTGCTTGATCTTTGCGTGGCTCTCGGTGTATGTCTGCATCATACGCGGCATAAAAACG GTCGGCAAAGTGGTTTACTTCACCGCAATTTTTCCTTTCTTCATACTCTTCGTATTATTTATACGCGGCGTAACGCTACCTGGCGCCTGGAAAGGTATTTTGTTCTACATCAAACCGGAATGGTCACGGTTGTTGGATCTAAAAGTTTGGGCCGACGCTGCAATACAGATATTCTTTTCGTTGGGACCGGGTTGGGGAGGCATTGTGAATATGGctagttttaataattttcgcaACAACGCTAGAGGCGATGCGTTCGTTATACCGATTGTGAATTGTGCGACTAGCATATTTGCGGGATTCGTGGTTTTCTCCGTGTTGGGTTTCCTTTCGC ACCAATCCGGCATACCAGTGGCCACGGTGGCAACATCTGGTCCCGGCCTGGCATTCGTCACATATCCACAGGCGATCGCCATGCTGCCAATGCCACATTTGTGGGCTGCCCTCTTCTTCTTAATGCTCTTCCTTCTAGGTTTGGATAGTGCG tttgTTCAAATCGAGGCGATTATATCGTCGATCATCGATGAAATACCAAAGCTGCGACAGCATAAAGCTCTCGTTACATTGGGATCGGTTATGATCATGTTTTTAATGTCAATAATTATGGTAACAAAG GGCGGCATGTTCATACTTCAACTGTTTGATTGGTATTGTGCGTCAATTTCGGTAATACTCATATGCATTTTGGAAGTGGTTATGGTCGCCTGGATCTACGGCGTGGACAATTTCATTGCCGATATTTACTTTATGATCGGCAAGAGACCGGGAATCGTTTGGAAGTTTTGTTGGACATACATCACGcctgttatattaatt GGCATGTTCTTCACTAGCATCATATTTAATCGCGATATAACCTATAATGGTATTATATACCCACCTTGGGCCATAGCACTCGGTTGGCTGAGTTGTTCCATTTCCATTGCATGCATTCCAGCATATATGATTTATGCATTAGTGCGAGGCCAGGGCACGCCACTGAAGACTGTGCGCAGACAATTACAAGCCGTTGATTGGACGCCGGCAAACGAGGAGTATCGCCTGGAGTACGAGGAATATCAGCGTTCACGTAAGTTAACCAGTGAACTGCATAAGAGCAGAGTGGAGTCGATGGCTAAAGCGCAAGTGTGA
- the LOC120767924 gene encoding uncharacterized protein LOC120767924, with translation MAPTKHANGSVTAAALTTLGESANDSATQQALSYVRDFCTHATNYRNQQTIESLALLNRSASLLSTTVQPQLFNPLQLETSKLFIDLHAVMGNLAADSDALWACVALLQHLSRNLTARRALVQDFRFVPLLSFVLKRSHGQEKIQKLLTLMQDLTYGIQISWEEPYLIVLLEQLVNLIYQATEESEDSLAQSALSVLINLCYKNFVVMFLFLRSVNISNFTKRIQSFGMLASKMLIILSEDTHAPNQKDLELFIRSTFATVEECIKSWNVPYLQHLIDFLLDSKSHSCLHRSMLSYTHYCEDVERLLNQLESCGLIEDAEEHISKQQHTCLSLIFRLIRYILQLSTIPPIDSQENVISLDSNVPRIFELLGKWLDSDICGVDTVHLLNGLITLVPKESIPARIARDPSYIVQLISISEKPETSARHISAILQLLSSLLHHPKTEKLVLSRITESYFDKMFAPLISSGRTDIPLNATTPEEIEKYTYCLLLLINFAGVAKKAYFEKCCTLLQFATIQNALARAMVGGSEEVCGAVFQISQFERFPQVEVANQISKLTPYKGVGGNNNSTADSDQWQRLNIIMKSHKTFVGKEMEERLNALIELISSAHRNNQLQNVAMSQIIELFNYKSEIFSCSESCMQRRLEIASEEITNLTQRINLQNAELQKYEMMNFELHVSQEGLQTQCQDLKQQKDNLKHNLASLMKKLSEQSESLQISEKRLTVKVSEVIVLQKENGELKEELTTKTKELEKMLTNSRENATRIEKLKKSIAAFELDIKEKSRLIDERERELSKTHKLYEEQKDAKKKSDDVISVLEAQIQDKNEQIRNYELELSETEELRKTIMSLMESKKPKRKT, from the exons ATGGCGCCTACCAAGCACGCAAACGGAAGTGTAACTGCCGCAGCTCTGACCACACTTGGTGAATCTGCAAATGATTCGGCCACACAGCAGGCGCTTAGTTATGTGCGCGATTTTTGTACGCATGCCACAAATTACCGAAACCAACAAACTATCGAATCATTGGCATTGCTAAATCGCTCCGCTTCTTTACTGAGCACAACTGTGCAACCTCAATTATTTAATCCCTTACAATTGGAAACATCCAAACTTTTCATAGACTTGCATGCAGTGATGGGCAATTTAGCTGCAGACTCTGATGCACTGTGGGCCTGCGTCGCGCTTTTGCAACATTTAAGTCGCAATTTGACCGCACGTCGCGCATTAGTGCAGGATTTTCGTTTCGTACCGTTGTTATCTTTTGTGCTTAAACGTTCGCATGGACAAGAGAAGATTCAAAAGTTATTAACGCTCATGCAGGATTTAACATATGGCATACAAATAAGCTGGGAGGAACCATATTTAATAGTTCTACTCGAACAGCtggtaaatttaatatatcaaGCCACTGAAGAAAGCGAGGACAGCCTGGCACAGTCGGCGCTGTCCGTGTTAATCAATTTgtgttacaaaaattttgtggtGATGTTTCTATTCTTACGTTCggtgaatatttcaaattttacgaAACGTATACAAAGCTTTGGTATGCTGGCAAGTAAAATGTTGATCATACTCAGTGAAGATACGCATGCGCCGAATCAAAAAGATTTGGAGTTATTTATACGTTCAACGTTTGCTACCGTTGAGGAATGTATCAAAAGTTGGAACGTGCCGTACTTACAGCATTTAATTGACTTTCTACTGGATTCCAAGTCACACTCGTGTCTACATCGCTCAATGCTAAGCTATACACATTATTGTGAAGATGTGGAGCGTCTACTTAAC CAATTGGAGTCCTGCGGTCTCATAGAAGATGCAGAAGAGCACATCTCTAAGCAACAGCATACATGCCTAAGTTTAATTTTCCGACTGATACGCTATATCTTACAACTGAGCACAATTCCTCCGATTGATAGCcaagaaaatgtaataagtCTGGACTCAAATGTACCAAGAATATTTGAATTGCTTGGCAAGTGGCTGGATTCCGATATATGTGGTGTTGATACTGTGCACTTACTAAATGGTTTAATAACATTGG TTCCTAAGGAGTCGATACCGGCACGCATTGCACGCGATCCCTCGTACATCGTGCAATTAATTAGTATATCCGAAAAACCAGAAACTAGCGCACGCCACATATCCGCTATCCTTCAACTCCTATCATCGCTATTACATCACCCAAAGACTGAAAAGTTGGTCTTATCACGTATAACGGAGTCATATTTTGACAAAATGTTTGCACCGCTAATAAGCAGTGGCCGCACAGATATACCGCTGAATGCAACAACACCAGAAGAGATCGAAAAATACACCTACTGCCtgcttttattaattaatttcgcAGGTGTGGCGAAGAAGGCGTATTTTGAGAAATGTTGCACGCTCCTGCAATTTGCAACCATACAAAATGCATTGGCACGTGCCATGGTCGGTGGCAGTGAGGAGGTGTGCGGAGCCGTTTTTCAAATTTCGCAATTCGAACGTTTCCCACAGGTCGAAGTTGCAAAT CAAATCTCGAAACTGACACCCTACAAAGGTGTTGGCGGCAATAATAACTCCACAGCAGACAGTGATCAGTGGCAAAGGTTGAATATTATAATGAAAAGTCACAAAACGTTTGTGGGCAAGGAAATGGAAGAACGTCTAAATGCGCTGATTGAACTGATAAGCAGCGCGCATCGTAACAATCAGTTACAGAATGTCGCTATGTCGCAGATTATTGAGTTATTCAATtacaaaagtgaaatttttagcTGCTCTGAGAGTTGCATGCAAAGGCGTTTGGAAATCGCTAGTGAGGAG atcaCAAATTTAACGCAGCGCATCAATTTGCAAAATGCTGAgttgcaaaaatatgaaatgatgAATTTCGAGCTACACGTCAGTCAAGAGGG CTTACAAACGCAATGTCAAGATTTGAAACAGCAAAAAGACAATTTGAAACACAATTTGGCGAGTTTGATGAAAAAGTTGTCAGAACAATCGGAGTCGTTGCAAATAAGCGAAAAGCGCTTGACCGTTAAAGTCTCCGAAGTTATag tATTGCAAAAGGAGAATGGCGAGCTGAAGGAGGAACTGACTACAAAAACAAAGGAGCTAGAGAAAATGCTAACCAATTCCCGAGAAAAT gcaACACGCATAGAAAAGCTGAAAAAGTCGATCGCTGCCTTCGAATTAGATATAAAAGAGAAATCACGTCTTATTGACGAGCGCGAACGAGAGTTGAGCAAAACACACAAGCTTTACGAAGAACAGAAGGATGCAAAGAAGAAATCCGACGACGTTATATCCGTGTTGGAGGCGCAAATCCAGGACAAAAATGAGCAAATACGCAATTACGAGTTAGAGCTGAGTGAAACAGAGGAGTTACGCAAAACCATAATGAGCCTAATGGAAAGTAAAAAGCCCAAACGAAAAACGTAA